A region from the Triticum urartu cultivar G1812 chromosome 1, Tu2.1, whole genome shotgun sequence genome encodes:
- the LOC125515825 gene encoding uncharacterized protein LOC125515825 has product MVLGLKEINATGVIVPGGATQLTTEERVENYKEFASFLEVLIFKSQGSLPKHLLPPFLEGLQRLANEMLSDVRMVEIIQSCPPLMPLQHKAVFYRRVFNIHERIDLVVRHGLPGAGLVASGKTADVKNLQQQLLKSVPYTVGPDLWGDMALSNLEVFNIFMSISALKKNDAEGLTRMLRVMVSHPFGPKVVDLMQELQQVENDAKAGRRLNRRAKYLAVRACSSTLQTIPPACREVIRLADQTYPAYPIAVATGFWKSGAYGLLDMPGLMRPL; this is encoded by the coding sequence ATGGTGCTCGGTCTCAAGGAGATTAATGCCACCGGAGTGATCGTGCCTGGAGGGGCAACACAGCTGACAACCGAAGAGCGGGTGGAGAACTACAAAGagtttgcttcttttcttgaggTCCTCATTTTCAAGTCCCAAGGTTCGCTGCCAAAGCATCTTCTGCCCCCCTTTCTCGAGGGCCTCCAGCGTCTAGCAAATGAGATGCTCAGCGACGTGAGAATGGTGGAGATCATTCAGTCTTGTCCTCCTTTGATGCCACTGCAGCACAAGGCTGTGTTCTACCGCCGCGTATTTAACATACACGAGAGGATTGACCTGGTTGTTCGCCACGGGCTGCCTGGGGCGGGCTTGGTGGCCAGCGGCAAAACTGCTGATGTTAAAAATCTTCAGCAGCAACTGCTGAAATCCGTCCCTTACACGGTCGGTCCTGATCTGTGGGGCGACATGGCCCTATCAAATCTTGAGGTGTTCAATATCTTCATGTCCATCAGTGctttgaagaaaaatgatgctgaAGGGTTGACAAGGATGTTACGAGTCATGGTTTCTCACCCTTTTGGGCCGAAAGTGGTGGACCTAATGCAGGAGCTTCAGCAAGTGGAAAATGATGCAAAGGCTGGCAGAAGGCTGAACCGGCGTGCTAAGTACCTTGCTGTGCGCGCCTGCTCGTCCACTTTACAGACCATTCCACCGGCGTGCAGGGAGGTTATCCGGCTCGCAGACCAGACCTACCCCGCATACCCAATAGCAGTTGCGACCGGATTTTGGAAATCTGGGGCGTATGGTTTGTTGGACATGCCAGGGCTCATGCGCCCGCTTTGA